TTGAGCTATTACTCTGAATTTTTCAGGAGCATTCTTTGCATTCTCTTCTTCTACTATTGGAAGAAGCATAGCATTACATACACCATGAGGAAGATCATACAATCCACCTAGCTGATGTGCCATTGCATGTACATTCCCAAGTCCAGCATTACTAAAAGCTATTCCATTCAAGAAACATGAATAACACATTTGTTCTCTGGCTTCTATATCATTTCCATCTTTTACAGCTCTTGGAAGATAATCAAAAATTTCTTTTATAGCATATAGTGCTGTACAATCAGTAACATCCATAGCTCCTTTAGCCACTACTGCTTCTATCGCATGTGTTAGTGCGTCCATTCCTGTTGCTGCTGTAAGAGGAGCAGGCTTGCTCAACATAAGCTCAGGATCATTAACTGTTACTGCTGCCAAAGAATTTGTATCTACCATAATCATTTTTACATGTCTTTCTTCATCAGTTATTACATAGTTAATAGTTACTTCAGCAGATGTTCCAGCTGTAGTAGTTATAGCTATTATAGGAAGTGATTTATTTTTTGTTTTATTCACTCCTTCATAATCTTTTATATTTCCTCCGTTAGTTGCAAGTACAGCAATAGCTTTTCCACAATCTTGAGGTGACCCTCCTCCAATACTTACAACAATGTCACATTTTTCATCTTTTAATATTTTGTATCCATCTTCAACATTTTTTACTGTAGGATTTGGCTTTGGTTCATCATAGACAACAAAATCTACTCCAGCTTCTTTTAATATATCAGTAACTTTTTTATTGTTCCATTTCCCATAAGAAATTTATCACTTACAACTAAAGCTTTTTTACACCCCATTGTTGATAATGGTTGCTTAAGCTCTGCAAGACACCCTCTTCCTAACAAATTAATTGGTGGTATGTAGTAAATCATTTAATCCCCCTTTTTATATTTTATTCGTATATTCGTACATAATTCTTATATACGTATTTATATTTTTATATTAACATAAAAAATATAAATTGTCAAATATTTTCTAAAATTTATGAGTTGAATATTTTTTCAAAAAATAAAAAAAAGAGAGCATTAAAATACTCCCTTACACTCTTATAATTCCATTTAATTATAGAGCAGCTTTTGCAGTTTCAGCTAATTTAGCAAATTCAGCTGCATTGTTTAGAGCGATATCTGCTAAAACTTTTCTATCTAATACAATTCCAGCTCTTTTTAATCCATTGATTAAAGTTGAATAAGTTAATCCATTGATTCTAGCTGCTGAGTTTATTCTGATAATCCAAAGTGATCTCATTCTTCTTTTATTAACTTTTCTATCTCTAGTTGAGTAAGCTGCTGCTTTCATTGTAGCCTGTTTAGCTTGTTTTATAACGTCACCAGATGCTCCTCTAAATCCTTTTGCTGCTTGTAATATTTTTTTATGCTTTCTTCTTCTAACTATTCCAGTCTTAACTCTCATTGTTTTTTCCTCCTAAATATAAATCTCAAAAATTTGAATTATTTATTATCTTCCTACTCCATATGGTAGTAACCCTTGCATATGTTTCTTTAAAGTGTCAGTAACTACTAAATCTTTCTTTAGGCTATTTTTTCTTTTTCTATCTTTTTTAGTTAAGATATGGCTTTTTCCAGAATGTTTAACAATAAATTTCCCAGTCCCTGTTACTTTAATTCTCTTTTTTGCTCCTCTGTGAGTCTTCATTTTTGGCATAATAATACCCTCCTCTCGAATATATAAATATTAAATATA
Above is a window of Fusobacterium varium DNA encoding:
- the dhaT gene encoding 1,3-propanediol dehydrogenase, whose protein sequence is MNKTKNKSLPIIAITTTAGTSAEVTINYVITDEERHVKMIMVDTNSLAAVTVNDPELMLSKPAPLTAATGMDALTHAIEAVVAKGAMDVTDCTALYAIKEIFDYLPRAVKDGNDIEAREQMCYSCFLNGIAFSNAGLGNVHAMAHQLGGLYDLPHGVCNAMLLPIVEEENAKNAPEKFRVIAQTIGYDVNGKTDKECVDYVIGRIKALSEEVGIPKSLKDVGVDNPDFELLAENAMKDACAGANPVYFDKEKLIELFKKYLNKNLSTK
- the rpmI gene encoding 50S ribosomal protein L35, which codes for MPKMKTHRGAKKRIKVTGTGKFIVKHSGKSHILTKKDRKRKNSLKKDLVVTDTLKKHMQGLLPYGVGR
- the mdh gene encoding NAD-dependent methanol dehydrogenase codes for the protein MIYYIPPINLLGRGCLAELKQPLSTMGCKKALVVSDKFLMGNGTIKKLLIY
- the rplT gene encoding 50S ribosomal protein L20; this translates as MRVKTGIVRRRKHKKILQAAKGFRGASGDVIKQAKQATMKAAAYSTRDRKVNKRRMRSLWIIRINSAARINGLTYSTLINGLKRAGIVLDRKVLADIALNNAAEFAKLAETAKAAL